From a single Brassica oleracea var. oleracea cultivar TO1000 chromosome C5, BOL, whole genome shotgun sequence genomic region:
- the LOC106295067 gene encoding uncharacterized protein LOC106295067, translating into MMQSRLLAFASAARSRVRPVAQSRLAFGSSTSGRAADPELHSGNDGADPAVYPRDPEGMDDVANPKTAAEEIVDEQPRSSLEQQPLNPPKSPRATAHKLESTPVGRPSEPNFQQKRRRSTEASPPSLDCASCVSLDEGEEEERRRRENETESDKEYYAHHKASPLSEIEFADTRKPITQATDGTAYAAGKDVIGWLPEQLDTAEEALQRATMIFKRNAERGDPETFPHSRILREMRGEWF; encoded by the exons ATGATGCAGTCCCGATTATTAGCGTTTGCTTCAGCGGCGCGTTCCCGCGTCCGACCAGTCGCTCAAAGTCGTTTAGCGTTTGGATCTTCAACGTCCGGCCGAGCTGCTGATCCGGAGCTTCATTCCGGAAACGATGGAGCTGATCCAGCTGTTTATCCGAGAGACCCCGAA GGTATGGATGACGTGGCGAACCCTAAGACGGCGGCAGAAGAAATCGTCGACGAACAACCACGGTCAAGTTTAGAACAACAACCGCTTAACCCGCCAAAATCTCCACGCGCCACCGCGCACAAGCTAGAGAGCACTCCAGTGGGTCGTCCTTCCGAGCCTAATTTCCAACAGAAGCGGAGAAGAAGCACCGAGGCCTCTCCACCTTCACTTGATTGTGCGAGCTGCGTCAGCTTAGACGAGGGAGAAGAGGAGGAGCGAAGGCGGAGAGAGAACGAAACAGAGAGCGACAAAGAGTATTACGCACACCACAAAGCGTCTCCGTTATCCGAGATCGAGTTTGCAGATACTAGGAAGCCAATCACGCAAGCTACGGATGGAACGGCGTATGCGGCGGGAAAAGATGTGATCGGATGGTTGCCGGAGCAGCTTGACACGGCGGAGGAAGCTTTACAGAGAGCTACAATGATATTCAAACGTAACGCAGAGCGCGGGGATCCTGAAACGTTTCCTCATTCTAGAATCTTGAGAGAAATGAGAGGCGAATGGTTCTAA